Proteins found in one Methylobacterium sp. CB376 genomic segment:
- a CDS encoding ABC transporter substrate-binding protein → MKRRDFLAALFFPCLAHRVAAAAKARIVILHSGFADRTPIHQLYSALSDLGHHQGQTADIELLSADGDPDRLTSFVAHISQVQPQVIIAVTSPAALALKRAHVSKPVVFLFVSDPIRLGLVKSLPRPGANYTGVTFSDAFLGAKRLQLLTDTVPEMRTVAVLWSPQFQENAALVESILIAGKRFSIEVATIEISGAAGLPAAFDGAVAARAQAVIFITENALFNHRRTIADLALARKLPTIHTFPPEVHDGGLMSFCPDLRESYHRAAALTDRVLQGALPRDLPVEEPSRFTLCVNMRTAAALGLNVPDSILALADEVID, encoded by the coding sequence ATGAAGCGGAGAGACTTCCTCGCAGCGCTGTTCTTCCCGTGCTTGGCGCATCGGGTCGCGGCGGCGGCGAAGGCTCGCATCGTTATCCTACACAGCGGGTTTGCTGACCGCACACCCATCCACCAGCTTTACTCCGCGCTGAGTGACCTTGGGCATCACCAGGGGCAAACTGCCGATATTGAGCTTCTCAGTGCGGACGGCGATCCCGACCGCCTCACCTCGTTTGTAGCTCACATATCCCAGGTCCAGCCACAGGTCATCATTGCAGTGACATCACCTGCCGCACTTGCACTCAAGCGCGCGCATGTCTCTAAGCCGGTAGTGTTCTTGTTCGTGTCCGATCCAATTCGCCTTGGCCTGGTGAAGAGTCTACCCAGACCGGGAGCCAACTACACGGGAGTGACATTCAGTGATGCGTTTCTGGGGGCGAAACGCCTCCAACTCCTGACCGACACCGTCCCAGAAATGCGCACAGTCGCTGTCCTTTGGAGCCCGCAGTTTCAGGAGAACGCTGCCCTCGTGGAGAGTATCCTCATTGCAGGGAAACGGTTCAGTATCGAGGTGGCGACCATAGAAATCAGCGGCGCTGCTGGCTTGCCTGCTGCATTCGATGGTGCGGTAGCCGCTCGGGCGCAGGCCGTGATCTTCATCACCGAAAACGCCCTTTTCAACCACCGGCGCACGATTGCTGATTTGGCTTTGGCTCGGAAACTTCCAACTATCCACACCTTCCCGCCTGAGGTGCATGATGGCGGCCTGATGTCATTCTGCCCCGATCTCAGGGAGAGCTATCATCGCGCAGCGGCTCTGACCGATCGTGTACTTCAGGGAGCGCTGCCGCGTGATCTCCCGGTCGAGGAGCCTTCCAGGTTTACGTTGTGCGTCAACATGAGGACGGCAGCAGCACTCGGCTTAAACGTGCCCGATTCCATCCTGGCCCTTGCCGATGAGGTGATCGATTAG